Proteins from a single region of Crassaminicella profunda:
- a CDS encoding ABC transporter substrate-binding protein — protein MVGKRFLKSISLGLVGLLLLVGLVGCGSQETSTKTEAESKESKIKIGITQIVEHPALDAARKGFIDALEEKGFKDGEKVEIDFQNAQGDMPTAQTIAQNFVSQKKDIILAIATPTAQAAFNATKDIPIMITAVTDPQKAGLVESWEKSGTNVAGTSDMAPIKKQFELMKKLVPDAKKVGILYNTSETNSEIQIERAKKAAPEFGLEIITTGITNVNEAAQALNELVNQIDVLYTPTDNLVASAMPLVSAECMKKNIPIIGAERAHVENGALATEGIDYYKLGFQTGIAAVDVMNGKNPKDMPIETLKETELVINLDTLKALKIELPQDLKDKAKLLGGEK, from the coding sequence ATGGTAGGAAAAAGATTTTTAAAGAGTATTTCATTAGGTTTAGTAGGATTATTGTTATTGGTAGGTTTAGTAGGATGTGGCAGTCAAGAAACTTCAACAAAAACAGAAGCAGAAAGTAAAGAAAGCAAGATAAAAATAGGGATTACTCAAATTGTAGAGCATCCAGCATTAGATGCGGCAAGAAAAGGATTTATTGATGCATTAGAGGAAAAAGGATTTAAAGATGGAGAAAAGGTAGAAATTGATTTTCAAAATGCCCAAGGGGATATGCCAACGGCACAAACAATTGCTCAAAACTTTGTATCACAAAAAAAGGATATTATATTGGCCATTGCAACACCAACCGCTCAAGCAGCTTTTAATGCAACAAAGGATATTCCAATTATGATTACAGCGGTGACAGACCCACAAAAAGCAGGCCTTGTGGAGTCTTGGGAAAAGTCAGGAACAAATGTTGCTGGAACCAGTGATATGGCACCTATTAAAAAACAATTTGAGTTGATGAAAAAATTAGTTCCAGATGCGAAAAAAGTTGGTATTTTATATAATACAAGTGAAACAAATTCTGAAATACAAATTGAGCGTGCAAAAAAAGCAGCACCTGAATTTGGATTAGAAATCATTACAACAGGAATTACAAATGTGAATGAAGCTGCACAAGCATTAAATGAATTAGTTAATCAAATAGATGTTTTATATACTCCTACAGATAATCTTGTTGCTTCAGCTATGCCTTTAGTATCAGCAGAATGTATGAAGAAAAATATACCAATCATTGGGGCAGAAAGAGCTCATGTAGAAAATGGAGCTTTAGCTACAGAAGGAATTGATTACTACAAATTAGGGTTTCAAACAGGAATTGCAGCAGTAGATGTGATGAATGGAAAAAATCCAAAAGATATGCCTATAGAGACTTTAAAGGAAACTGAGTTAGTAATTAACTTAGATACTTTAAAAGCATTAAAAATTGAATTGCCTCAAGATTTAAAAGACAAAGCTAAGCTTTTAGGAGGCGAAAAATAA
- a CDS encoding HutP family protein yields the protein MKYDSLDVARSAVKIAISSSRRGEEELIKKFRNIGIKTVAVDIGGNLIDSIPKIIERAIVSSRRTGVIIESHVHDGAVAGAAREAIMQVAAKANGLNAGGKIGIARYGEHLSVCIFMSIGLLHLNEVVIGLAHRSIPDMK from the coding sequence ATGAAATATGATAGTCTTGACGTTGCAAGATCAGCTGTTAAAATTGCTATCTCTTCTTCAAGGAGAGGGGAAGAGGAACTGATAAAAAAGTTTAGAAATATAGGAATTAAGACAGTAGCAGTTGATATAGGTGGAAATTTAATTGATTCTATTCCCAAAATTATAGAAAGAGCTATTGTTTCATCAAGAAGAACAGGTGTAATTATCGAGTCCCATGTTCATGATGGAGCTGTTGCAGGAGCAGCAAGAGAAGCGATTATGCAGGTAGCAGCAAAGGCAAATGGGTTGAATGCTGGAGGCAAAATTGGTATTGCAAGATATGGAGAACATTTAAGTGTATGCATTTTTATGAGTATAGGGTTGCTTCATTTAAATGAAGTTGTCATTGGATTGGCCCATAGATCTATTCCTGACATGAAATAA
- a CDS encoding aminoacyl-histidine dipeptidase → MSNVLENLKPASVFKYFEEISNIPRGSGNEKEISDYLVTFAKKHDLEVIQDEALNVIIKKKGTTGYENAPTVIIQGHMDMVCEKNSDTIHDFEKDPIKLRIEEDMIYATDTTLGADDGIAVAYGLALLASDDIPHPPLEILITTSEETGMDGAIALDPKNIKGRLLINIDSEEEGFLLVSCAGGMRARQILPIVWETTNKETHAYHISIRGLRGGHSGGEIDKGRGNSNKLIGRFLNDLLNTFPYVMNKISGGSKNNAIPREADAVILIDPNHTSILEEKINEWNNIFKNELRISDPEVYIGYEKVENNFEKVFSKETTQKAVESLVLIPNGIQSMSMEIEGLVESSTNLGVVTTTNEEVTFESAIRSSVKSLKHNISNQSKLVADVLGCKFIGDADYPEWAYNPDSKLRPTFVDVYEKLYGKKPEVTAIHAGLECGLFKEKINDLDMISVGPNMFDVHTPDEHLSISSTERTWDYLLAVLKEIK, encoded by the coding sequence ATGAGTAATGTTTTAGAAAATTTAAAACCTGCATCTGTTTTTAAGTATTTTGAAGAAATATCAAACATTCCTAGAGGTTCTGGCAATGAAAAAGAAATCAGTGACTATTTAGTTACTTTTGCAAAAAAACATGATTTAGAAGTTATACAAGATGAAGCACTTAATGTAATTATTAAGAAAAAAGGAACAACTGGATACGAAAATGCCCCTACTGTCATTATTCAAGGTCATATGGATATGGTTTGTGAAAAAAATAGTGATACAATCCATGATTTTGAAAAAGATCCTATTAAACTAAGAATTGAAGAGGATATGATCTATGCTACAGACACTACCCTTGGTGCTGATGATGGTATTGCAGTAGCTTATGGTCTTGCACTTTTAGCATCAGATGATATTCCACATCCTCCTTTGGAAATCCTTATTACAACATCAGAAGAAACAGGTATGGATGGTGCCATCGCTTTGGACCCTAAAAATATAAAAGGAAGACTTTTAATCAATATTGACTCTGAAGAAGAAGGTTTTCTTTTAGTAAGCTGTGCAGGTGGTATGAGAGCAAGACAAATCCTTCCAATTGTTTGGGAAACTACAAATAAAGAGACTCACGCTTATCATATAAGCATTAGAGGTCTTCGTGGTGGTCACTCTGGAGGAGAAATTGATAAAGGTAGAGGAAATTCTAATAAATTAATAGGAAGATTTTTAAATGATTTATTAAATACATTCCCTTATGTTATGAATAAAATCAGTGGTGGATCTAAAAACAATGCTATTCCAAGAGAAGCTGATGCTGTTATTTTAATAGATCCAAATCATACATCAATATTAGAAGAAAAAATTAACGAATGGAATAATATTTTCAAAAATGAACTAAGAATTTCTGATCCAGAAGTATATATTGGTTATGAAAAAGTAGAAAATAATTTTGAAAAAGTATTTTCAAAAGAAACAACTCAAAAAGCAGTTGAATCTCTAGTACTTATTCCAAATGGCATTCAAAGCATGAGTATGGAAATTGAAGGTTTAGTAGAAAGCTCTACAAACTTAGGGGTTGTGACAACAACCAATGAAGAAGTTACATTTGAAAGTGCTATCCGAAGCTCTGTTAAAAGCTTAAAACACAATATATCAAACCAATCAAAATTAGTTGCTGATGTTCTAGGATGTAAGTTTATAGGGGATGCTGATTATCCTGAATGGGCATACAATCCTGATTCTAAACTTCGTCCAACATTTGTAGACGTATACGAAAAGCTTTATGGTAAAAAACCTGAAGTAACAGCTATTCACGCAGGACTTGAATGTGGATTATTTAAAGAAAAAATCAATGATTTAGACATGATTTCCGTAGGTCCAAATATGTTTGATGTACATACACCTGATGAACATTTAAGTATTTCTTCTACAGAAAGAACTTGGGATTATCTTCTTGCTGTATTAAAAGAAATAAAATAA
- a CDS encoding tartrate dehydrogenase, whose protein sequence is MKNYKIAVIPGDGIGIEVMNEGIKVLNTLGELNKDIGFTFDWYDWGCEYYLTTGKMMDEDGLEKLKKYDAILLGAVGFPGVPDHISLRDLLLKIRQGFNQYINLRPIKLLTDTDCPLKNKGVEDIDMVFVRENTEGEYAGVGGIQREGTEDEVAIQTSVFTRKNTEKVMEYAFKLAKERNKFNKVTSVTKSNALNYSMVFWDRLFKEKAEEHKEIKTESFHVDATSMYMIQRPETFDVVVASNLFGDILTDLGATLQGGLGFAAGANINPEREYPSMFEPVHGSAPEIAGKGLANPIAMIWTVKMMLDFLEHEDLGEKIMDGIVEVLKDRKKLTPDLGGSGTTSQVGELICEVIKK, encoded by the coding sequence GTGAAAAATTATAAGATAGCAGTCATTCCTGGAGATGGAATAGGTATAGAAGTCATGAATGAAGGGATCAAGGTATTAAATACATTAGGGGAATTGAATAAAGATATAGGATTTACTTTTGATTGGTATGATTGGGGATGTGAATATTATTTAACCACAGGGAAAATGATGGATGAGGATGGACTTGAAAAATTAAAAAAATATGATGCTATCCTTCTGGGTGCAGTAGGTTTTCCTGGGGTACCCGATCATATATCTCTTCGTGATTTATTATTAAAAATAAGACAAGGATTTAACCAATACATTAATTTAAGACCTATAAAGCTTTTGACAGATACGGACTGTCCTTTAAAAAATAAAGGTGTAGAAGACATAGATATGGTCTTTGTTAGAGAAAATACAGAAGGAGAATATGCAGGGGTTGGAGGAATTCAAAGAGAAGGAACAGAGGATGAAGTAGCCATTCAAACCAGTGTATTTACTCGAAAGAATACAGAAAAGGTGATGGAGTATGCTTTTAAATTAGCGAAGGAGAGAAATAAATTTAATAAGGTTACTAGTGTAACAAAATCAAATGCATTAAATTACAGCATGGTTTTTTGGGATAGATTATTCAAGGAAAAAGCAGAAGAGCATAAGGAAATCAAGACAGAATCCTTCCATGTAGATGCTACTTCTATGTATATGATTCAACGTCCAGAAACTTTTGATGTAGTGGTAGCATCTAATCTTTTTGGAGATATTCTTACAGATCTTGGAGCAACACTACAAGGAGGTCTTGGGTTTGCTGCTGGAGCAAATATCAATCCAGAAAGAGAATATCCATCTATGTTTGAGCCGGTACATGGTTCTGCACCAGAGATTGCAGGAAAAGGACTTGCAAACCCTATTGCTATGATTTGGACAGTAAAAATGATGCTTGATTTTCTAGAGCATGAAGATTTAGGAGAAAAAATAATGGATGGGATTGTAGAAGTTTTAAAGGATAGGAAAAAACTTACACCTGATTTAGGTGGAAGTGGTACGACTAGTCAAGTGGGAGAGTTGATTTGTGAAGTTATAAAAAAATAA
- a CDS encoding DUF3794 domain-containing protein, whose protein sequence is MAELIKVPKVVGTGSTQYLSVVEIPLCVPAFEIVDIIKKVTITGCKVINNKVIINGNLSKNIIYKTLEESEPFPGFQRVCGDVVHTTVNIPFSTFIDVEGALEDDECHIEDAFVEGSEEIEQDFNEDGTFNSLEEKTVIKIDVKVTRLEQICVETSEDCFQI, encoded by the coding sequence ATGGCTGAATTAATTAAAGTACCAAAGGTTGTTGGTACTGGTTCTACCCAATATCTATCTGTAGTTGAAATTCCTCTATGTGTACCTGCTTTTGAAATTGTAGATATTATTAAGAAGGTAACCATCACAGGCTGTAAAGTTATTAACAATAAAGTAATTATTAATGGTAATTTAAGTAAAAATATTATCTATAAAACATTAGAAGAATCAGAGCCATTTCCTGGTTTTCAAAGAGTCTGTGGCGATGTAGTTCATACCACAGTAAATATTCCTTTTTCAACCTTTATAGATGTAGAAGGTGCTTTAGAAGATGACGAGTGCCATATTGAAGATGCTTTTGTAGAAGGATCAGAAGAAATCGAACAAGATTTTAATGAAGATGGTACCTTCAATTCCCTTGAAGAAAAAACAGTTATTAAAATAGATGTAAAAGTTACAAGATTAGAACAAATATGCGTTGAAACATCAGAGGATTGCTTCCAAATATAA
- a CDS encoding DMT family transporter has product MTGLEKASNKKISVYADLSLLLVAMIWGGGFIVMKDTLHILKPFYMNALRFSVASITLGIIFWKKTIKITKKDLKYGTIVGIFLWIAFITQTIGLQYTTVSKSAFLTGTNVVIVPFLVWIITKKHPDWYALMGAFLCAIGIGLLTLQGSLSIGIGDGLTLLCAIFFAAHITSVGHFAEGMDPINLATIQMAVTGILSIIGAVILEPVPKFTGNAVDLIISLSYMTFVSTMGAFFIQNVAQKYTTSTHAAIILSLESVFGTIFGVMLMGDLLNIRMVLGCILIFCAIIIAETKLSFLFPQKKTKEVS; this is encoded by the coding sequence ATGACAGGACTAGAAAAAGCATCAAACAAAAAAATAAGTGTATATGCAGATCTTTCGTTGCTTTTAGTAGCCATGATTTGGGGTGGTGGTTTTATTGTAATGAAAGATACTTTACATATTCTCAAGCCTTTTTATATGAATGCGTTACGTTTTAGTGTAGCTTCTATTACATTAGGGATTATATTTTGGAAAAAAACAATAAAAATCACAAAAAAGGATTTGAAATATGGGACCATTGTAGGAATATTTTTATGGATAGCATTTATAACTCAAACTATAGGCTTGCAATATACAACTGTTAGTAAATCTGCATTTTTAACAGGAACAAATGTGGTTATTGTACCTTTTTTAGTATGGATTATTACAAAAAAACATCCAGATTGGTACGCATTGATGGGAGCGTTTTTATGTGCTATAGGAATAGGACTTTTGACATTACAAGGAAGTTTAAGTATTGGAATAGGAGATGGACTTACCCTTCTTTGTGCAATATTTTTTGCAGCTCATATTACTTCTGTAGGACATTTCGCAGAGGGGATGGATCCTATCAATCTTGCCACTATACAGATGGCAGTAACAGGGATATTAAGTATTATTGGTGCAGTAATCCTTGAACCGGTACCAAAGTTTACAGGGAATGCAGTTGATTTAATTATCTCCTTGAGTTATATGACTTTTGTATCTACGATGGGAGCGTTTTTTATTCAAAATGTAGCACAAAAATATACCACATCTACTCATGCAGCTATTATTCTATCATTAGAGTCTGTGTTTGGAACGATTTTTGGGGTAATGCTTATGGGAGATCTTTTAAATATACGTATGGTGTTAGGATGTATTCTTATCTTTTGTGCTATTATTATTGCAGAAACGAAGCTTAGCTTTTTATTTCCACAAAAGAAAACAAAAGAAGTGTCATGA
- a CDS encoding HD-GYP domain-containing protein: MRLVPINAVKEGSFLAQALYDDKGRILLAKGVKISERLKDKIKESGFYSVYILDEFSQGELDDIIKPQVRQKAIATIRATLNTYGDMDNEGLNTFQKKKLHDQSEQQIEDLQQVTKLIVDDIFSQKEIMINLVDIKSTDNYTYNHSVNSAILALTLGIGYGLNRNDLYDLTMGAMLHDVGKMFIPKDILNKEGKLTPEEYKIVQEHTTRGYNHLRENSDMGNKIRIVSLQHHERVDGSGYPFGLKEEQIYSLSKITAVAEVYDALTSDRSYRRAVPPNEAVEYIMGSGGSHFNIDMVKTFCKKINPYPIGTIVYLSNHSIAVVEEINSLYILRPIVKVIKQDERIVEPFLCDLKKETNIVIDGICYEI, encoded by the coding sequence ATGCGATTAGTTCCGATAAATGCAGTAAAAGAAGGCTCATTTCTAGCACAAGCTCTATATGATGATAAAGGTCGTATTTTATTGGCAAAAGGCGTGAAAATTAGTGAAAGATTAAAGGATAAAATCAAAGAAAGTGGATTTTATTCTGTTTATATCCTTGATGAATTTAGTCAAGGAGAATTAGATGATATTATAAAACCTCAGGTAAGACAAAAGGCCATTGCTACTATTAGGGCTACTTTGAATACCTATGGGGATATGGATAATGAGGGACTAAATACTTTCCAAAAGAAAAAACTTCATGATCAATCAGAACAACAAATAGAGGATTTACAACAGGTTACAAAGTTAATAGTAGATGATATATTTAGTCAAAAAGAAATTATGATTAATCTTGTGGATATTAAAAGCACAGACAATTATACATACAACCATAGTGTAAATTCAGCAATTTTGGCTCTTACATTAGGAATCGGTTATGGACTTAATAGAAATGATCTTTATGATTTAACCATGGGTGCAATGCTACATGATGTAGGAAAAATGTTTATACCAAAAGATATCCTAAATAAGGAAGGAAAACTAACTCCTGAAGAGTATAAGATCGTGCAAGAGCATACAACGAGAGGGTATAATCATTTAAGAGAAAACTCAGACATGGGGAATAAAATTAGAATTGTTTCCTTACAGCATCATGAAAGAGTAGATGGTAGTGGATATCCTTTTGGATTAAAGGAAGAACAAATATATAGTTTGTCAAAGATTACTGCTGTAGCAGAAGTGTATGATGCGTTAACTTCTGATAGATCTTATAGAAGAGCGGTTCCACCTAATGAAGCAGTAGAATATATCATGGGATCAGGTGGAAGTCATTTTAATATAGATATGGTGAAAACCTTTTGTAAAAAAATTAATCCTTACCCTATTGGAACGATTGTATATTTAAGTAATCATAGTATAGCTGTAGTAGAGGAAATAAATAGTTTGTATATATTAAGACCTATTGTAAAGGTGATTAAGCAAGATGAAAGAATTGTTGAACCCTTTTTATGTGATTTGAAAAAAGAAACGAATATAGTAATAGACGGGATATGTTATGAAATATAA
- a CDS encoding HD-GYP domain-containing protein yields MRLVPINAAKEGTFLAQTIYDDRGRVLLAKGVRLTNSLVARIKAHGFYCIYIIDEYSQGELDDIIKPQIRQKAITTVRSSLNTCANLDNDKLNKFQRKKFEKQSQQELENIQQLAKLIVDDLFTQRDIMINLVDIKSVDNYTYNHSVNSAIMALVLGIGYGLNKNDLYDLTMGLMVHDIGKMFIPKEVLNKQGKLDDDEYAIVKEHVTRGFNYLRENTNMSTKVRIISLQHHEKVDGSGYPYGLKDAQIYKLSKVAAVAEVYDALTSGRPYRGPLCPNEAVEYIMGSGGRHFNMDMVKAFVKNVNPYPVGTIVYLSNNSIAVVEDINNKYILRPIVRVIKQDGKIVEPFLCDLKRESNVVIKGICYEV; encoded by the coding sequence ATGCGGTTAGTTCCAATAAATGCAGCAAAAGAAGGTACATTTTTGGCTCAAACCATCTATGATGATAGGGGGCGTGTACTATTAGCAAAAGGCGTTAGACTTACGAATAGTTTAGTAGCTAGAATTAAAGCTCATGGCTTTTATTGTATCTATATCATTGATGAGTATAGTCAAGGAGAGTTAGATGATATTATAAAGCCTCAAATAAGACAAAAAGCTATTACTACTGTTCGATCTAGTCTTAATACTTGTGCAAATCTGGACAATGATAAACTAAATAAATTCCAAAGAAAAAAATTTGAGAAACAATCCCAGCAAGAATTAGAGAATATTCAACAGCTTGCAAAATTAATTGTTGATGATCTTTTTACTCAAAGAGATATTATGATTAATCTTGTGGATATTAAAAGTGTTGACAATTATACCTATAATCATAGTGTAAATTCAGCAATTATGGCATTAGTATTAGGGATCGGGTATGGACTTAATAAAAATGATCTTTATGATTTAACCATGGGGTTGATGGTTCATGATATTGGAAAAATGTTTATCCCTAAAGAGGTTCTCAATAAGCAAGGAAAATTAGACGATGATGAATATGCAATTGTAAAAGAACACGTAACTCGAGGATTTAACTATTTAAGGGAAAATACAAACATGAGTACAAAGGTAAGAATCATTTCACTGCAGCATCATGAAAAGGTAGATGGTAGTGGTTATCCATATGGTTTGAAGGATGCACAAATCTATAAACTGTCAAAAGTAGCTGCTGTAGCTGAAGTATATGATGCTCTTACATCAGGAAGACCTTATAGAGGACCTTTATGTCCAAATGAAGCTGTGGAGTATATCATGGGGTCAGGAGGAAGACATTTTAATATGGATATGGTAAAAGCTTTTGTAAAGAATGTGAATCCTTATCCTGTTGGAACTATTGTATATTTGAGCAATAATAGCATAGCTGTAGTAGAAGACATAAATAATAAATATATATTAAGGCCTATTGTAAGGGTAATTAAGCAAGATGGAAAAATTGTTGAACCTTTTTTATGTGATTTAAAAAGAGAAAGCAATGTTGTAATAAAAGGAATCTGTTATGAAGTATAA
- the serS gene encoding serine--tRNA ligase, with amino-acid sequence MLDIKRIRTNFDEVKALVERRGKGDFGLNQVVALDEKRRNILQEVEQMKNKQNTVSKEIPKLKKEGKDASGVLAEMKELSSKIKELDEEVKQVEEEMKNILLGIPNTPQNHVPVGNSDADNEEVKKWGEPTKFDFEYKAHWDVGVNLGILDFERAGKITGTRFTVYKGFGARLERAVINFMLDLHTTEHGFTEILPPFMVNRDSMTGTGQLPKFEDDMFHIPSKDFFLIPTAEVPVTNLYMNEILEGETLPVYHTAYTPCFRKEAGSAGRDTRGLIRQHQFNKVELVKFSKPEESDQELEKLLLSAEEVLKRLKIPYRVVKLCTGDLGFSSACTYDIEVWMPSYDRYLEISSCSNFEDFQARRANIRFRPEAKGKVSYVHTLNGSGLAAGRTVAAILENYQQEDGSVVIPEALRPYMGGIEKITK; translated from the coding sequence ATGTTAGATATCAAAAGAATAAGAACGAATTTCGATGAAGTAAAAGCATTAGTTGAAAGAAGGGGAAAAGGGGACTTCGGATTAAATCAAGTTGTAGCATTAGATGAAAAAAGAAGAAACATTTTACAAGAAGTAGAACAGATGAAAAATAAACAAAATACTGTATCAAAAGAAATTCCAAAGCTTAAAAAAGAAGGAAAAGATGCATCAGGTGTACTTGCAGAAATGAAAGAATTATCTTCAAAAATAAAAGAATTGGATGAGGAAGTAAAGCAAGTTGAAGAGGAAATGAAAAATATTCTTCTAGGAATTCCTAATACTCCTCAAAATCATGTTCCTGTTGGAAATAGTGATGCAGATAATGAAGAAGTAAAAAAATGGGGAGAACCTACAAAGTTTGATTTTGAATATAAAGCCCATTGGGATGTAGGAGTGAACTTAGGAATTTTAGATTTTGAAAGAGCAGGAAAAATTACAGGAACAAGATTTACTGTATATAAAGGTTTTGGAGCGAGACTCGAAAGAGCAGTGATCAATTTTATGTTGGACTTACATACAACAGAGCATGGATTTACAGAGATTCTTCCTCCATTTATGGTAAATAGAGATAGTATGACAGGAACAGGACAACTTCCAAAATTTGAAGATGATATGTTCCACATTCCAAGCAAGGACTTTTTCTTGATTCCTACAGCAGAAGTGCCTGTAACAAACCTGTATATGAATGAAATATTAGAAGGAGAAACACTTCCTGTTTATCATACAGCTTACACGCCATGTTTTAGAAAAGAAGCTGGTTCTGCTGGAAGAGACACTAGAGGGCTTATTCGTCAGCATCAATTTAATAAAGTAGAATTAGTAAAATTTTCAAAACCAGAAGAGTCAGATCAAGAATTAGAAAAATTACTTTTATCAGCAGAAGAAGTACTAAAAAGATTAAAGATTCCTTATAGAGTTGTTAAGCTTTGTACAGGAGATTTAGGATTTAGCTCAGCTTGTACTTATGATATAGAAGTATGGATGCCAAGCTATGACCGATATTTGGAAATATCTTCTTGTAGTAACTTTGAAGATTTCCAAGCAAGACGTGCAAATATTAGATTTAGACCAGAAGCAAAAGGAAAAGTAAGCTATGTTCATACATTAAACGGTTCAGGATTAGCTGCAGGAAGAACTGTTGCTGCAATACTTGAAAATTATCAACAAGAAGATGGTTCTGTAGTGATTCCAGAAGCATTAAGACCTTATATGGGAGGAATTGAAAAAATTACAAAATAG
- a CDS encoding GerAB/ArcD/ProY family transporter — protein MNKEFISDRQCISIIILYICSNSLISAIGKDAKESIWIAIILAIVCACLVVCIYNRILTLYPHQDLFDILQKVFGTFIGKGISLLYIWYFFYILVIDLLDFMTFIITVGLVETPIIALMIPAMMTTSWGTKEGIEVLGRWAAFFVIILFIFVYVSVPFGIHLMDIDHLQPILYSGIDAVIKGGFSFFSFPFGEIVIFLAVFKTLKSKKSYFKVYILGLLLGGIVILSTVVTEMLVLGSDLYANSFFPSYAAITLVNIGGVIKGMQIIVSATVLIGGYTRSIVCLFASCKGISKLFDLNDYRFIVTPVAIFVIIIAISSFESINQMTDWKHNIYNYYAFLFQVIFPITIWIGAEIKNK, from the coding sequence GTGAATAAAGAGTTTATTTCAGATAGACAATGTATTTCTATTATAATTTTGTATATATGTAGTAATTCTTTAATATCTGCAATTGGAAAAGATGCAAAAGAAAGTATATGGATTGCAATTATTTTAGCTATAGTATGTGCTTGCTTAGTTGTATGCATTTATAATAGAATTCTTACATTATATCCTCATCAAGATTTATTTGATATTTTACAGAAAGTTTTTGGAACTTTTATAGGAAAAGGAATTAGTTTACTATATATATGGTATTTTTTCTATATACTTGTAATAGACTTATTAGACTTTATGACTTTTATCATTACTGTTGGATTAGTTGAAACACCTATCATAGCATTGATGATTCCTGCTATGATGACAACTTCTTGGGGGACTAAAGAAGGTATAGAAGTTTTAGGAAGATGGGCAGCATTTTTTGTGATTATACTTTTTATTTTTGTCTATGTAAGCGTACCTTTTGGAATACATCTGATGGATATAGATCATTTGCAACCTATTTTATATAGTGGTATAGATGCAGTTATAAAGGGTGGATTTTCATTTTTTTCTTTTCCTTTTGGAGAAATTGTTATATTTTTGGCTGTTTTTAAAACATTAAAAAGCAAAAAATCTTACTTTAAAGTTTATATATTAGGATTATTATTAGGAGGAATTGTAATATTGTCAACTGTTGTAACAGAAATGTTAGTTTTAGGTAGTGACTTGTATGCGAATTCTTTTTTTCCATCCTATGCTGCAATAACGTTGGTAAATATTGGTGGAGTTATTAAAGGAATGCAGATTATAGTATCCGCTACAGTTTTGATAGGAGGGTATACAAGATCAATTGTATGTCTTTTTGCCTCTTGTAAAGGAATATCAAAATTATTTGATTTAAATGATTATAGATTTATTGTAACTCCAGTTGCTATTTTTGTTATTATTATAGCAATTAGTAGTTTTGAAAGTATTAATCAAATGACTGATTGGAAACATAATATATACAATTACTATGCTTTTTTATTTCAAGTAATTTTTCCTATTACTATATGGATTGGTGCTGAAATAAAAAATAAGTAA
- a CDS encoding site-2 protease family protein: protein MNIDIREILLTLPGIIIGLSLHEYAHAQVAVWMGDDTPRLQGRLSLNPSAHLDPIGFFLILIAGFGWAKPVEVNEMNFKSRKRDDILVSIAGPMMNLLISIFFLILMKILSQTPITFLPYNLYNTIMEVFDYTVWINIVLFVFNLLPIPPLDGSHIFFGLLGLKDKPFYYEIYTKGRFILMLLIVTRLTGKIIGPPITIVYISLRNFLGV, encoded by the coding sequence ATGAATATCGACATAAGAGAAATACTTTTAACACTTCCAGGAATCATTATAGGCCTTTCCTTACATGAATATGCTCATGCTCAGGTAGCTGTTTGGATGGGAGATGATACACCAAGGCTTCAAGGTAGATTATCCTTAAATCCTTCTGCTCATCTTGATCCTATTGGTTTTTTTCTTATCCTAATTGCTGGATTTGGTTGGGCTAAGCCTGTTGAAGTAAATGAGATGAATTTTAAGAGTAGAAAAAGGGATGATATTTTAGTATCAATAGCAGGTCCTATGATGAACCTATTGATTTCTATCTTTTTCCTTATACTCATGAAGATACTTTCTCAAACCCCTATTACATTCTTACCCTATAATCTTTATAATACAATCATGGAAGTATTTGATTATACCGTATGGATTAACATTGTTTTATTTGTATTCAATTTACTACCTATACCACCACTAGATGGTTCACATATTTTCTTTGGACTATTAGGATTAAAGGATAAACCTTTTTATTATGAGATTTATACAAAAGGAAGATTTATTCTTATGTTATTGATTGTTACCCGTTTGACAGGTAAAATCATTGGCCCACCTATTACAATCGTTTATATATCTTTAAGAAATTTTTTAGGCGTTTAA